One genomic window of Pocillopora verrucosa isolate sample1 chromosome 8, ASM3666991v2, whole genome shotgun sequence includes the following:
- the LOC131793175 gene encoding methyltransferase-like protein 22 isoform X1, producing MAAAEELFTSDVHLFTPFFQEEENSIVFTRFTIYRSPENTSANEMEGRSHHMGFHEPDEDGDLSPPRKFSARDDCEVITIVKGQQNYYKSEHHLSTGIEDVGLQVWRGALLLSDFLICNEERFDGCFGLELGAGLGLCSIILGRVAKRLFCTDVGDTILSNCNANIAANSHLFRYGSEAVTVHEMDWQKKGLPSENGSFCWTIEDQELFKAITVVLAADVIYDDSLTDAFIETVLHLFAQKTDIVLYLTVEKRLNFTLKDLAVTCPAYSHFTERIDELESKQKRLTARKLSTDFPKYLQYDRVKELELWEIKPT from the exons ATGGCCGCCGCAGAGGAACTGTTCACATCAGATGTGCATCTTTTTACACCATTTTTCCAAGAAGAGGAAAACAGTATAG TATTTACCAGGTTTACAATATACAGATCCCCTGAGAATACCTCTGCCAATGAGATGGAAGGGAGAAGTCATCACATGGGATTTCATGAACCTGATGAAGATGGAGATTTGTCACCTCCAAGAAAGTTCTCTGCCAGAGATGACTGTGAAGTTATTACAATAG TCAAGGGAcaacaaaattattataaatctg AACATCATCTTTCCACTGGGATTGAAGATGTAGGGCTGCAG GTTTGGAGAGGGGCCCTCCTATTAAGTGATTTCTTGATTTGCAATGAAGAAAG ATTTGATGGATGTTTTGGGTTGGAGCTTGGAGCAGGTCTTGGTTTATGTAGCATCATATTGGGAAGAGTGGCAAAGAGACTGTTCTGTACAG aTGTTGGAGACACCATTCTTAGCAACTGCAATGCCAACATAGCAGCTAACTCTCATCTTTTTAGATATG gCAGTGAAGCTGTTACAGTTCATGAAATGGACTGGCAGAAAAAAGGATTACCCTCTG AGAATGGTTCTTTCTGTTGGACAATAGAAGATCAAGAGCTGTTTAAAGCCATCACAGTTGTGTTGGCTGCAGATG TGATTTATGATGATTCCTTAACTGATGCTTTCATTGAAACAGTCTTGCATCTTTTTGCGCAAAAGACAGACATAGTCCTTTACTTGACAGTCGAGAAACG ATTGAATTTTACCCTGAAGGATCTTGCTGTAACCTGTCCAGCATACTCCCATTTTACTGAGAGAATAGATGAACtggaaagtaaacaaaaaagacTAACAGCAAGGAAACTCTCCACTGATTTTCCTAAGTACCTACAGTATGACAGAGTAAAGGAGCTG GAACTGTGGGAAATTAAACCAACTTAA
- the LOC131793175 gene encoding methyltransferase-like protein 22 isoform X3, which produces MAAAEELFTSDVHLFTPFFQEEENSIVFTRFTIYRSPENTSANEMEGRSHHMGFHEPDEDGDLSPPRKFSARDDCEVITIVKGQQNYYKSEHHLSTGIEDVGLQVWRGALLLSDFLICNEERFDGCFGLELGAGLGLCSIILGRVAKRLFCTDVGDTILSNCNANIAANSHLFRYGSEAVTVHEMDWQKKGLPSENGSFCWTIEDQELFKAITVVLAADVLHLFAQKTDIVLYLTVEKRLNFTLKDLAVTCPAYSHFTERIDELESKQKRLTARKLSTDFPKYLQYDRVKELELWEIKPT; this is translated from the exons ATGGCCGCCGCAGAGGAACTGTTCACATCAGATGTGCATCTTTTTACACCATTTTTCCAAGAAGAGGAAAACAGTATAG TATTTACCAGGTTTACAATATACAGATCCCCTGAGAATACCTCTGCCAATGAGATGGAAGGGAGAAGTCATCACATGGGATTTCATGAACCTGATGAAGATGGAGATTTGTCACCTCCAAGAAAGTTCTCTGCCAGAGATGACTGTGAAGTTATTACAATAG TCAAGGGAcaacaaaattattataaatctg AACATCATCTTTCCACTGGGATTGAAGATGTAGGGCTGCAG GTTTGGAGAGGGGCCCTCCTATTAAGTGATTTCTTGATTTGCAATGAAGAAAG ATTTGATGGATGTTTTGGGTTGGAGCTTGGAGCAGGTCTTGGTTTATGTAGCATCATATTGGGAAGAGTGGCAAAGAGACTGTTCTGTACAG aTGTTGGAGACACCATTCTTAGCAACTGCAATGCCAACATAGCAGCTAACTCTCATCTTTTTAGATATG gCAGTGAAGCTGTTACAGTTCATGAAATGGACTGGCAGAAAAAAGGATTACCCTCTG AGAATGGTTCTTTCTGTTGGACAATAGAAGATCAAGAGCTGTTTAAAGCCATCACAGTTGTGTTGGCTGCAGATG TCTTGCATCTTTTTGCGCAAAAGACAGACATAGTCCTTTACTTGACAGTCGAGAAACG ATTGAATTTTACCCTGAAGGATCTTGCTGTAACCTGTCCAGCATACTCCCATTTTACTGAGAGAATAGATGAACtggaaagtaaacaaaaaagacTAACAGCAAGGAAACTCTCCACTGATTTTCCTAAGTACCTACAGTATGACAGAGTAAAGGAGCTG GAACTGTGGGAAATTAAACCAACTTAA
- the LOC131793175 gene encoding methyltransferase-like protein 22 isoform X2, translating into MAAAEELFTSDVHLFTPFFQEEENSIVFTRFTIYRSPENTSANEMEGRSHHMGFHEPDEDGDLSPPRKFSARDDCEVITIEHHLSTGIEDVGLQVWRGALLLSDFLICNEERFDGCFGLELGAGLGLCSIILGRVAKRLFCTDVGDTILSNCNANIAANSHLFRYGSEAVTVHEMDWQKKGLPSENGSFCWTIEDQELFKAITVVLAADVIYDDSLTDAFIETVLHLFAQKTDIVLYLTVEKRLNFTLKDLAVTCPAYSHFTERIDELESKQKRLTARKLSTDFPKYLQYDRVKELELWEIKPT; encoded by the exons ATGGCCGCCGCAGAGGAACTGTTCACATCAGATGTGCATCTTTTTACACCATTTTTCCAAGAAGAGGAAAACAGTATAG TATTTACCAGGTTTACAATATACAGATCCCCTGAGAATACCTCTGCCAATGAGATGGAAGGGAGAAGTCATCACATGGGATTTCATGAACCTGATGAAGATGGAGATTTGTCACCTCCAAGAAAGTTCTCTGCCAGAGATGACTGTGAAGTTATTACAATAG AACATCATCTTTCCACTGGGATTGAAGATGTAGGGCTGCAG GTTTGGAGAGGGGCCCTCCTATTAAGTGATTTCTTGATTTGCAATGAAGAAAG ATTTGATGGATGTTTTGGGTTGGAGCTTGGAGCAGGTCTTGGTTTATGTAGCATCATATTGGGAAGAGTGGCAAAGAGACTGTTCTGTACAG aTGTTGGAGACACCATTCTTAGCAACTGCAATGCCAACATAGCAGCTAACTCTCATCTTTTTAGATATG gCAGTGAAGCTGTTACAGTTCATGAAATGGACTGGCAGAAAAAAGGATTACCCTCTG AGAATGGTTCTTTCTGTTGGACAATAGAAGATCAAGAGCTGTTTAAAGCCATCACAGTTGTGTTGGCTGCAGATG TGATTTATGATGATTCCTTAACTGATGCTTTCATTGAAACAGTCTTGCATCTTTTTGCGCAAAAGACAGACATAGTCCTTTACTTGACAGTCGAGAAACG ATTGAATTTTACCCTGAAGGATCTTGCTGTAACCTGTCCAGCATACTCCCATTTTACTGAGAGAATAGATGAACtggaaagtaaacaaaaaagacTAACAGCAAGGAAACTCTCCACTGATTTTCCTAAGTACCTACAGTATGACAGAGTAAAGGAGCTG GAACTGTGGGAAATTAAACCAACTTAA